The following are from one region of the Corylus avellana chromosome ca1, CavTom2PMs-1.0 genome:
- the LOC132173802 gene encoding uncharacterized protein LOC132173802 yields MAQGYYSSSQDHQPAVPLHLCFFFLILVMFLGFSWYINYEPVLESVFDQVKMVLIVSPLLLLLVVHFLSNDERRRFSYLVPLPEKDSIHRAGGTPWGVGFVLVLLLFMISYHSYFQERWFPLLSR; encoded by the coding sequence CTCAAGGTTACTACTCTTCTTCGCAGGATCATCAGCCTGCTGTGCCCTTACACCTGTGCTTCTTCTTCCTTATACTTGTGATGTTCCTGGGATTCTCATGGTACATAAACTACGAGCCGGTGTTAGAGAGCGTGTTCGATCAGGTGAAGATGGTTCTGATTGTGTCTCCCTTGCTGCTTTTGCTGGTTGTGCACTTCCTCTCCAACGATGAACGCCGGCGGTTCTCGTACCTCGTCCCATTGCCGGAGAAAGACTCCATCCATAGGGCTGGGGGAACTCCTTGGGGAGTCGGATTTGTGCTTGtccttcttctttttatgaTATCTTACCACTCTTACTTTCAAGAACGCTGGTTTCCTCTCCTAAGCCGATAA